The following are from one region of the Primulina eburnea isolate SZY01 chromosome 17, ASM2296580v1, whole genome shotgun sequence genome:
- the LOC140817914 gene encoding protein FAR1-RELATED SEQUENCE 5-like: MDQYSGDEQSYIPQVGDDQKPQIGMRFDSLEDAFSFYNQYARESGFSARMSNSKKSKKTNEIVWKKFVCFKEGHTDDIRWSKQTKKDQPRKERARGETRTGCLSKISVVKEQTGPGWVVSTFVESHNHSLSTPSKVHLLRSHRGISASKKMLSQQFAEANVPTCQQMRLFEIESGGPEHVGFIERDIRNYEQSVRDEHKGIDAETLVDFFESEKEKNSLFFFDYETDSDNRFTRCFWTDHVSRRAYTAFGDVVVFDTTYNTNKYGMIFAPFVGVNHHHQTILFGCGLLSDEKTDSFVWLLNKFLEAMCQGAPNLIITDQDPALTKAISQVFPRTTH, encoded by the coding sequence ATGGATCAATATAGTGGAGATGAACAATCGTACATCCCCCAAGTCGGTGATGATCAGAAACCCCAGATTGGTATGAGATTTGATTCGttagaggatgcattctcattCTACAACCAATATGCCCGAGAATCCGGTTTTAGCGCGAGAATGAGTAATAGCAAGAAAAgtaagaaaacaaacgaaattgTATGGAAGAAATTTGTATGCTTTAAAGAAGGGCATACAGATGATATTCGATGGAGCAAACAGACAAAAAAAGATCAACCAAGAAAAGAAAGAGCCCGTGGTGAGACTAGAACCGGATGTTTGTCCAAGATTTCAGTTGTCAAGGAACAAACAGGTCCGGGTTGGGTTGTCAGTACTTTCGTTGAAAGTCATAATCATTCATTATCGACTCCGTCGAAGGTGCATTTGTTACGCTCGCATCGCGGTATTTCTGCATCAAAAAAAATGTTGAGTCAACAATTTGCAGAAGCCAATGTGCCAACTTGTCAACAAATGAGATTATTTGAGATAGAGTCTGGTGGGCCTGAACATGTAGGTTTCATAGAAAGAGATATCAGAAACTACGAGCAAAGTGTTAGGGATGAGCATAAGGGTATTGATGCAGAAACATTGGTCGATTTCTTCGAATCTGAGAAAGAGAAGAATTCATTGTTCTTTTTTGATTATGAGACTGACTCGGACAACAGATTTACCAGGTGTTTTTGGACTGATCATGTGTCAAGAAGGGCATACACTGCTTTTGGTGACGTGGTTGTGTTTGATACTACATACAACACCAACAAATATGGGATGATTTTCGCACCATTTGTAGGagttaatcatcatcatcagaccaTTCTTTTTGGTTGTGGATTGTTGAGTGACGAAAAAACAGATTCTTTTGTTTGGTTGCTTAATAAATTCCTAGAAGCCATGTGTCAAGGTGCCCCAAACTTGATTATCACTGACCAAGATCCGGCTCTGACGAAAGCCATATCACAAGTTTTTCCTCGAACAACACATTGA
- the LOC140817915 gene encoding protein FAR1-RELATED SEQUENCE 5-like translates to MTFRDHYESIRNAILHSSTDEEFESSWEAAMSNANLEQHDWLSLMFDLRHKWVPAYFNHVFSAGMSSSQRSESSHAFFKRYISSKNSLMDFIIRFNKALRHQRHNELVADHVDMNERPKLQSKWPMESQMVTVYTKKKWLEFLEEMSQSHGYYVQTESVGNEFGIYKVMNFQASSSSKPRVLTHVIQGDDILCSCMRFQFEGIPCRHMLAFFRINQVFHLPDKYILKRWTQAAKNVEFFPTDEPNVVEAPERCLMSRHLRLSYKASALVDIASLTVEGTNFLNAQFDYIGNKMKDLNMTTTVSGGSQCNQELAL, encoded by the coding sequence ATGACTTTCCGTGATCACTACGAAAGCATAAGGAATGCCATTCTACATTCCTCCACAGATGAGGAATTTGAGAGTTCCTGGGAAGCTGCTATGTCTAATGCTAACTTGGAACAACATGATTGGCTGTCGTTGATGTTTGATTTGCGACATAAATGGGTGCcagcatattttaatcatgtatTTTCTGCGGGTATGTCAAGTAGTCAGCGGTCCGAAAGTTCACATGCTTTTTTCAAGAGATATATATCTAGCAAGAACTCATTGATGGATTTTATCATTCGTTTCAATAAGGCACTCCGGCACCAAAGACACAATGAGTTAGTTGCAGATCATGTCGATATGAATGAGCGTCCCAAGCTACAGTCCAAATGGCCAATGGAATCTCAGATGGTGACGGTTTACACGAAAAAGAAATGGTTGGAGTTTCTAGAAGAAATGAGTCAGAGTCATGGTTATTACGTGCAAACAGAATCTGTGGGAAATGAGTTTGGGATTTACAAGGTAATGAATTTTCAagcttcttcttcttcgaaacCAAGAGTGCTTACACATGTCATACAAGGGGATGATATATTGTGCAGTTGTATGAGATTTCAGTTTGAGGGCATTCCATGCAGGCATATGTTAGCATTTTTTCGTATAAACCAAGTCTTTCATTTGCCTGATAAATATATACTGAAACGTTGGACGCAAGCAGCAAAGAATGTAGAATTTTTTCCTACAGATGAGCCAAATGTGGTTGAAGCTCCAGAAAGATGTTTGATGTCAAGACATTTGAGGTTATCCTATAAAGCTTCTGCATTAGTTGATATTGCATCATTGACTGTTGAGGGAACAAATTTCTTGAATGCACAGTTTGATTATATTGGCAACAAAATGAAAGATTTGAATATGACTACAACAGTAAGCGGTGGAAGTCAATGTAATCAAGAATTAGCATTGtag